Proteins from a genomic interval of Arachis hypogaea cultivar Tifrunner chromosome 10, arahy.Tifrunner.gnm2.J5K5, whole genome shotgun sequence:
- the LOC112717584 gene encoding uncharacterized protein, whose product MNDTIHTFMQEQREFHKKQDAYMATIAEALTRLTLPPQTTQSTQQASTSSNLPSQTQPNPKGSIFAITVRSGTKLDKNVAIPSKLNEEVGDEVEVMRSGDEDIDKDEKEPPKVKEPKRKTLLEEPLPIPFPTIVKKAKKQEDLDSTVVEVFEKVEVTVPLFQAIQQVPKYAKFLKDICTHKDKLGNLNKKPVDDSISSLLPKKCNDPSPCLVTCLIGETKFMDCMCDLGTCVNIMPLSIYERLNLAPLKRSGVRFVLADKSIMSVVEITENVIVNIQGLLFPADFHILNTPPIDSTKPSSILLGRPFLKTARFKLDAHSGVYSFESDGKLVKFTLEESDKHIHGAYSVFGCDIVGDKVSEDGKEQGKEDCAMESNSKDHAQPKHKPRS is encoded by the coding sequence ATGAATGACACAATTCACACCTTCATGCAAGAACAAAGAGAGTTCCATAAGAAACAAGATGCTTACATGGCTACAATAGCCGAAGCCCTTACCCGTTTGACTCTCCCTCCTCAAACCACACAAAGCACACAACAAGCTTCAACCTCAAGTAATTTACCCTCCCAAACTCAACCTAATCCTAAAGGAAGCATATTTGCCATTACTGTTAGGAGTGGTACTAAGTTGGATAAGAATGTGGCTATACCTTCAAAGTTGAATGAGGAGGTAGGGGATGAAGTAGAGGTGATGAGGAGTGGAGATGAAGATATTGATAAAGATGAAAAAGAACCACCGAAGGTCAAGGAGCCAAAGAGAAAGACCTTGCTTGAAGAGCCTTTGCCCATTCCATTCCCAACTATAGTTAAGAAAGCAAAAAAGCAAGAAGATCTTGACTCTACTGTGGTGGAAGTTTTTGAGAAAGTTGAAGTTACCGTCCCTCTCTTTCAAGCCATTCAACAAGTGCCGAAATATGCCAAGTTCCTCAAGGATATTTGCACTCACAAAGACAAGCTTGGCAACCTCAACAAAAAGCCGGTAGATGACTCTATCTCTTCTTTACTTCCTAAAAAATGCAATGATCCCAGCCCATGTTTGGTAACTTGTTTGATTGGTGAGACTAAGTTCatggactgtatgtgtgatttggGGACGTGTGTGAACATCATGCCACTCTCCATCTATGAGAGATTGAACTTAGCACCTCTTAAGAGATCCGGGGTGAGATTTGTGTTAGCCGACAAGAGTATTATGTCAGTTGTGGAGATTACAGAGAATGTCATAGTCAATATTCAAGGATTGCTCTTTCCAGCTGATTTTCACATCTTAAATACCCCTCCTATTGACTCAACCAAGCCATCATCAATACTCCTTGGACGACCATTCTTGAAGACGGCTCGTTTCAAGTTAGATGCACACTCGGGAGTCTATTCTTTTGAGTCGGATGGCAAGTTAGTCAAGTTCACTTTGGAGGAGTCTGACAAGCACATTCATGGAGCTTACTCTGTTTTTGGATGCGACATAGTTGGAGACAAAGTAAGTGAAGATGGCAAGGAGCAAGGAAAAGAGGATTGTGCAATggagtcaaattcaaaggatcaTGCTCAACCAAAGCACAAGCCAAGGAGTTAG